A region from the Algoriphagus machipongonensis genome encodes:
- a CDS encoding sialate O-acetylesterase: protein MKKWSAFFIIPLLLFLTVFESFAQDPNFYVFLSFGQSNMEGHSKYEPQDTVANERFQVLQAVDCPDLNREMGNWYPAVPPLTRCNTGITPGDYFGKTLAASLPDSIKIGIINVSVGGCKIELFEKDNYESYVETAPGWMKGMIAQYDGNPYGRLLELAKIAQKDGVIKGILLHQGESNTGDQSWPKKVKGVYDNLLFDLGLDPDSVPLLAGELVSAEQGGKCASMNPIIATLPEVISNSYVISSADCEAIADGLHFSASGYRLLGSRYGEQMAQLLMK from the coding sequence ATGAAAAAGTGGTCTGCCTTTTTTATTATCCCATTGCTGCTATTTCTCACTGTATTTGAGAGTTTTGCTCAAGATCCTAATTTTTACGTTTTCCTTAGCTTCGGTCAGTCTAATATGGAAGGCCACTCAAAATATGAGCCTCAGGATACAGTGGCAAATGAGCGGTTTCAGGTACTTCAAGCAGTAGATTGTCCAGATTTAAACCGAGAGATGGGGAATTGGTATCCAGCTGTTCCCCCTCTAACTCGATGCAATACAGGTATTACTCCAGGTGATTATTTTGGGAAAACATTGGCCGCTAGCCTCCCTGACAGCATAAAAATTGGAATTATCAATGTGTCTGTAGGTGGCTGTAAAATCGAACTTTTCGAGAAAGATAATTACGAATCTTATGTTGAAACTGCTCCCGGATGGATGAAAGGCATGATCGCTCAATACGATGGGAATCCTTATGGCAGATTACTTGAATTGGCTAAAATTGCTCAAAAAGATGGGGTAATCAAGGGGATTTTACTTCATCAGGGAGAATCAAATACAGGGGATCAATCTTGGCCTAAGAAAGTGAAAGGTGTATATGATAATCTTTTATTTGACCTTGGCTTGGATCCGGATTCTGTACCGCTTTTGGCGGGCGAGCTGGTGAGTGCTGAACAAGGTGGCAAATGTGCCAGCATGAACCCAATCATCGCTACACTTCCTGAGGTGATTTCAAATTCCTACGTGATTTCATCAGCGGATTGCGAGGCGATAGCGGATGGATTACATTTTTCCGCTTCAGGTTATCGCTTATTAGGGTCACGCTACGGCGAACAAATGGCCCAGCTACTAATGAAATGA
- a CDS encoding CitMHS family transporter, with the protein MLSLLGFLTIVILLVLVMSKKASPVVALIMVPIVMGLIGGFGFELVDFMTDGIKTIAPTGVMFIFAILFFGVLTDAGTFKPIIDKLLGFAGNDPARISVAAAVLAMVVHLDGSGAVTFLVTIPAFLPLYDALNMKRANLACIVALSAGTMNILPWGGPTIRAASALEVEVTELFNPLLIPVLVGLIVVLLIAFYLGKSERKSDMAEVEIDKENTFSELERPKLFWFNIILILLAVGVLVSGLAPPHVIFMVAFCIAISVNYPKVKEQSKRIDAHAKAAILMASILFAAGCFTGILKGSGMISAMADSAVAYTPNWIGNHLAVITGVLAMPASLLFDPDSFYFGILPLLSSTAVEFGGSGIEVGRAAIMGQMTTGFPVSPLTGATFLLIGLTGVDLADHQRKTIPYAFLVSMIILIVALLVGAISF; encoded by the coding sequence ATGTTGTCACTTTTAGGTTTCCTAACCATAGTCATTTTGCTTGTATTGGTGATGTCAAAAAAAGCATCTCCTGTAGTGGCTTTGATTATGGTGCCGATAGTGATGGGGTTGATCGGTGGTTTTGGTTTTGAATTGGTGGACTTCATGACTGATGGAATTAAAACCATTGCTCCAACTGGGGTTATGTTTATTTTCGCCATTTTGTTTTTTGGGGTTCTCACGGATGCAGGAACCTTCAAACCAATAATTGACAAGTTGTTGGGGTTTGCGGGGAACGATCCTGCAAGAATCTCAGTGGCAGCGGCTGTTTTGGCAATGGTTGTCCACTTGGACGGCTCAGGGGCGGTAACTTTTTTAGTGACTATTCCGGCTTTCCTTCCATTATATGATGCCCTGAATATGAAGCGGGCTAATCTCGCCTGTATTGTTGCTCTTTCAGCAGGAACCATGAATATTCTTCCTTGGGGAGGGCCAACCATTAGAGCCGCATCGGCTTTGGAAGTTGAGGTTACCGAATTATTTAATCCGTTGTTAATTCCTGTTTTAGTAGGTTTGATTGTGGTTCTTTTAATCGCTTTTTACTTGGGTAAAAGTGAAAGAAAAAGTGATATGGCTGAGGTTGAAATTGATAAAGAGAATACTTTCAGCGAACTGGAAAGACCTAAGCTTTTTTGGTTCAATATTATACTGATTTTACTGGCTGTTGGAGTTCTTGTCTCGGGGTTAGCTCCACCACACGTGATTTTTATGGTGGCTTTTTGCATTGCTATTTCAGTGAATTACCCGAAAGTGAAGGAGCAAAGCAAACGAATCGACGCACATGCCAAAGCAGCTATTTTGATGGCAAGTATTCTATTTGCCGCAGGGTGTTTTACTGGTATTTTGAAAGGTTCGGGAATGATATCCGCTATGGCAGATTCTGCCGTAGCCTATACGCCAAATTGGATAGGTAATCATTTGGCGGTGATCACTGGGGTATTAGCTATGCCTGCGAGTCTTCTTTTCGATCCTGATTCATTCTACTTTGGGATTTTACCCTTATTGTCCTCGACAGCCGTGGAGTTTGGAGGTTCTGGGATAGAAGTAGGAAGGGCGGCAATAATGGGACAGATGACTACTGGTTTTCCTGTAAGCCCATTAACTGGTGCAACTTTTTTGTTAATTGGATTGACAGGAGTTGACTTGGCAGATCATCAGCGTAAAACGATACCTTATGCTTTTCTGGTAAGTATGATAATATTGATTGTGGCTCTTTTAGTTGGAGCTATTTCCTTTTAA
- a CDS encoding DUF1593 domain-containing protein — protein MKKVNFSIFLILLLSNNLFAQQGIKNTPPKPRIVVLTDVSTWETDDSESLVRLMAHADLFEIEALIFTTGWSLDKTRADFMDLIHVAIDAYEKDLPNLMKRSNQQGFLSDESHQKIGYWPSPDYLRSVTMFGSENRGLKFIGEGNESAGSDFIIHLADENDDRPLWITVWGGGNTLAQAIWDVKQTRSEAELKAFLHKTPTYAITDQDRDQKTPYDISSHFWMRKEFSDALLFIWDESDWRFQNGKGRKNWEAYAEHIQSHGALGAVYPKYKYGVEGDTPAFLYLLPNGLSNPMQPSQVSWGGYSTFQLSEDGETMAYTNFKAPEYDISNKYLEHFYPATFNNFAARMDWAKDGTGNRNPNVVINKNEGIEIIIQKVKPGKKVSWDASKSSDPEGDALTFSWWTIPEAGTYKEDVIIEGNDSRKASLTVPEDFAGKTLHIICEVTDSGSPRLTSYRRIIIEGK, from the coding sequence ATGAAAAAAGTAAATTTTTCCATATTTCTAATATTACTCCTCTCTAATAATCTTTTTGCACAGCAAGGCATAAAGAACACTCCTCCAAAGCCGAGAATTGTAGTGCTTACAGATGTTTCCACTTGGGAAACAGACGATAGTGAATCTCTCGTTCGATTGATGGCACATGCAGATCTCTTTGAAATTGAAGCCTTGATTTTCACGACTGGTTGGAGTTTAGATAAAACACGGGCTGATTTTATGGACTTGATCCATGTTGCCATCGATGCTTATGAGAAGGACTTGCCAAATTTGATGAAGCGCTCCAATCAGCAAGGCTTTTTATCCGATGAATCTCATCAAAAAATAGGCTATTGGCCAAGTCCAGACTATTTGAGAAGTGTCACCATGTTTGGAAGTGAAAACCGTGGATTAAAATTTATAGGAGAAGGCAATGAATCTGCAGGAAGCGATTTTATTATCCATCTGGCAGACGAAAATGATGATAGACCACTTTGGATTACGGTTTGGGGTGGTGGAAACACACTTGCCCAAGCAATTTGGGATGTGAAACAAACTCGCTCTGAAGCTGAACTGAAGGCCTTTCTTCACAAAACCCCAACCTATGCGATTACCGATCAGGATCGGGATCAAAAAACGCCATATGATATTAGTTCTCATTTCTGGATGAGAAAGGAATTTTCTGATGCGCTTTTATTTATATGGGATGAATCTGACTGGAGATTTCAAAATGGAAAAGGCAGGAAAAATTGGGAAGCCTATGCTGAGCATATTCAGAGCCATGGAGCTTTGGGAGCCGTTTATCCCAAATACAAATATGGCGTGGAAGGAGACACACCAGCATTTTTGTATTTGCTGCCAAATGGTTTGAGCAACCCTATGCAACCTAGTCAGGTGAGTTGGGGTGGATATTCTACTTTCCAGCTCAGTGAAGATGGGGAAACCATGGCATATACAAACTTCAAAGCACCTGAATATGATATATCAAATAAGTATTTGGAGCATTTCTATCCAGCCACTTTCAATAATTTCGCTGCTCGAATGGATTGGGCAAAAGATGGTACTGGAAATCGGAATCCAAATGTGGTGATCAATAAAAATGAAGGAATTGAAATCATCATACAAAAAGTTAAACCAGGAAAGAAAGTTTCTTGGGATGCATCGAAGTCCTCTGACCCAGAAGGAGATGCTTTAACATTCAGTTGGTGGACAATTCCTGAAGCCGGAACTTACAAAGAAGACGTCATCATAGAAGGAAATGATTCCAGAAAAGCAAGTTTAACCGTTCCAGAAGATTTTGCGGGAAAGACTTTACATATCATCTGTGAGGTAACAGATTCAGGATCTCCAAGACTCACTAGTTATCGCAGAATAATAATTGAAGGTAAGTAA
- a CDS encoding glycoside hydrolase family 95 protein: MRNVICYFLVLLSLQSYAQERSPLTLWYEQPAGEVWTNALPIGNGKLGAMVYGNVENELIQLNEHTVWSGGPNRNDNPDALAALPEIRRLIFEGKQKEAEELASKTIQTKKSNGQKFQPVGDLNIAFEGHTTFTNYRRELDIERAVSKVTYEVDGVVYTREAIASFAENVIAVHLTASKPGMISFIASMTTPQPNASIALNSDNELAISGTTTDHEGVKGKIKFKSLTKIKNIGGKLTSTGTSIAVKNADEATIYIAIATNFNNYLDLEGDENSRAKGFLVNATTQSFNDLLKTNLVDYQNYFNRVSLSLGETDASKLPTDERLRNFRTGNDPSLVSLYYQYGRYLLISSSQPGGQPANLQGIWNKEMSPPWDSKYTININAQMNYWPAEKTNLAELHEPFLKMVSEMAEAGEETARVMYGARGWMAHHNTDIWRITGPVDAIFWGIWSGGGAWTSQHLWDHFQYSGDMEYLKSIYPILKGAAMFYVDFLVEHPDKPWLVVNPGTSPENAPAAHDGSSLDAGTTMDNQLVFDAFSTVIQASELLKIDQAFADTLQLMRDQLPPMQIGKHGQLQEWLDDIDDPNDHHRHISHLYGLYPSNQISPLRTPELYSASKNTLIQRGDVSTGWSMGWKVNWWARMLDGNHAYKLIQNQLSPVGSNQGGGGSYNNLFDAHPPFQIDGNFGCTSGITEMLVQSANGEIHLLPALPDVWQDGSITGIRAKGGFEVVELDWEDGQIEKLVIKSNIGGNLRLRVPNSLLLENGLKEASGSNPNPFYQVPVTADPIVSPQAKIIPPNLGETSVYDLNTNAGEIYEIVSK; the protein is encoded by the coding sequence ATGAGAAATGTGATTTGTTATTTTTTAGTTCTTCTGTCTTTACAAAGTTATGCTCAAGAAAGGTCTCCTTTGACCCTTTGGTACGAGCAACCAGCTGGTGAAGTATGGACCAATGCACTACCTATCGGGAATGGAAAATTAGGAGCAATGGTCTATGGTAATGTGGAAAATGAGCTAATCCAGCTCAACGAGCATACCGTTTGGTCTGGAGGACCTAATAGAAATGATAATCCTGATGCCCTAGCTGCTTTGCCTGAAATCCGAAGATTAATTTTCGAAGGTAAGCAAAAGGAAGCTGAGGAATTGGCTTCTAAAACCATTCAAACCAAGAAGTCAAATGGTCAGAAATTCCAGCCTGTTGGGGATCTAAATATTGCATTTGAGGGGCATACTACATTTACAAACTATCGAAGAGAATTGGATATTGAGCGGGCGGTTTCAAAAGTTACCTATGAGGTTGATGGAGTAGTCTATACACGAGAAGCTATAGCCTCATTTGCAGAAAATGTAATCGCAGTTCACCTAACTGCCAGTAAGCCAGGCATGATTTCATTCATAGCATCCATGACTACGCCTCAGCCAAATGCTTCTATTGCTCTTAATTCTGATAATGAATTGGCAATTTCTGGGACCACAACAGATCATGAAGGAGTAAAAGGAAAAATTAAATTCAAAAGTCTTACTAAAATCAAAAATATAGGAGGGAAACTTACATCAACAGGTACCTCTATCGCGGTAAAAAATGCTGATGAAGCCACGATTTATATTGCCATAGCTACCAATTTCAATAATTATTTGGATTTGGAAGGGGATGAAAACTCAAGAGCAAAAGGTTTTCTAGTAAATGCTACTACCCAATCTTTTAATGATTTGCTAAAGACCAATTTGGTTGATTACCAAAACTATTTTAATCGTGTGAGTTTAAGTTTGGGAGAAACAGATGCTTCTAAACTTCCGACAGACGAGCGTTTACGAAACTTTAGGACAGGCAATGATCCTTCTTTAGTATCGCTTTATTATCAGTACGGAAGGTATCTGTTGATTTCCTCCTCTCAACCTGGTGGCCAGCCTGCAAATTTGCAGGGTATATGGAACAAAGAGATGTCACCCCCTTGGGACAGCAAATACACGATCAATATTAATGCGCAGATGAACTACTGGCCTGCAGAGAAAACCAATCTGGCTGAGCTTCATGAGCCTTTCCTGAAGATGGTTTCTGAGATGGCTGAAGCAGGAGAGGAAACAGCTAGGGTGATGTATGGAGCCAGAGGGTGGATGGCGCATCATAATACGGATATTTGGAGAATCACAGGTCCGGTAGATGCGATATTCTGGGGGATCTGGAGTGGAGGTGGAGCTTGGACCAGTCAGCATCTTTGGGATCATTTCCAGTATAGTGGTGATATGGAATACTTGAAGTCCATCTATCCAATCCTTAAAGGTGCGGCGATGTTTTATGTGGACTTTTTAGTAGAACATCCAGACAAGCCTTGGTTGGTAGTCAATCCAGGTACTTCTCCTGAAAATGCTCCAGCTGCTCATGATGGTTCTTCTTTGGATGCTGGAACCACGATGGATAATCAGTTGGTTTTTGATGCCTTTAGCACTGTGATCCAAGCTTCGGAATTACTTAAAATAGATCAAGCTTTTGCCGATACCCTTCAATTAATGAGAGACCAATTGCCTCCTATGCAGATAGGAAAACATGGGCAACTTCAGGAATGGTTAGATGATATTGACGACCCAAATGACCATCACCGTCATATATCTCATTTATATGGTTTATATCCTTCAAATCAAATTTCTCCACTGCGCACTCCAGAATTGTATTCAGCTTCCAAAAATACCTTGATCCAACGAGGAGATGTATCTACTGGTTGGAGCATGGGCTGGAAAGTCAATTGGTGGGCTAGAATGCTTGATGGAAATCATGCCTACAAACTAATACAAAATCAGCTTTCTCCTGTTGGTAGCAACCAAGGGGGTGGAGGTTCTTATAATAACCTTTTTGATGCGCATCCTCCTTTCCAGATAGATGGCAACTTCGGTTGTACTTCTGGAATTACTGAAATGTTGGTTCAAAGTGCCAATGGAGAAATTCATTTGCTTCCAGCATTGCCTGATGTTTGGCAAGATGGAAGTATTACAGGAATTAGAGCTAAAGGAGGTTTTGAAGTAGTGGAACTGGATTGGGAAGACGGGCAAATCGAAAAATTAGTAATAAAATCTAACATCGGAGGAAACTTAAGATTGAGAGTGCCAAATTCCTTGCTACTTGAAAATGGATTAAAAGAAGCCAGTGGTTCCAATCCTAACCCTTTCTATCAGGTGCCAGTTACAGCCGATCCAATAGTATCTCCACAAGCTAAAATTATTCCGCCCAATCTTGGTGAAACTTCTGTTTACGACCTAAATACAAATGCCGGAGAGATTTATGAGATTGTCTCCAAATAA
- a CDS encoding acyclic terpene utilization AtuA family protein, giving the protein MKKIRIGSGAGYGGDRLEPALELMEKGKLDYIGFECLAERTIAIAQEQKRIDPDKGYNHLLNYRMEKVIPLAYKNKIKVITNMGAANPEKAAKIIAELAKQAGAKGMKIAAVFGDDVLEQIKGQDDLLILETGQPLSSIKENIVSANAYLGALPIVEALQNGADIIVTGRVADPSLFLAPLIYEFDWSLEDYVKLGKGTLIGHLLECAAQVCGGYFADPGVKDVPELWNVGFPFVEVNESGDGFVSKIPGSGGVVNTATCTEQMLYEIHDPKKYFTPDCTADFSKVEFQELGKDKVAFIGGTGNQATETYKVSVGYRNGFLGEGEISYGGVNCLKRAELAIEILQKRLVSKELSDLRFEMIGVNSLNTITQSSVIAEPSEIRIRVAGKSINASEARKIGLEVEALYTNGPAGGGGATQKLSELISIASVLMPKKEVKTKIIYQTID; this is encoded by the coding sequence ATGAAGAAGATAAGAATTGGAAGCGGAGCAGGATACGGAGGGGATAGGTTGGAACCTGCCCTCGAATTGATGGAGAAAGGGAAACTGGATTACATTGGGTTTGAATGCTTGGCCGAACGAACAATTGCCATCGCACAAGAGCAAAAAAGAATAGACCCTGACAAAGGATACAATCATTTGCTTAACTATAGGATGGAAAAAGTCATTCCATTGGCCTATAAAAACAAGATCAAAGTCATCACCAATATGGGAGCAGCCAACCCCGAAAAAGCAGCGAAAATAATAGCTGAATTGGCTAAGCAAGCCGGTGCGAAAGGGATGAAAATTGCAGCAGTATTTGGGGATGATGTGTTGGAGCAAATAAAAGGTCAGGATGATTTATTAATTCTAGAAACTGGTCAACCTTTATCTTCAATTAAAGAAAATATTGTTTCTGCCAATGCATATTTGGGAGCATTGCCAATTGTAGAAGCTTTGCAAAACGGTGCAGATATTATAGTCACTGGACGAGTTGCTGACCCTTCCTTATTTTTGGCGCCATTGATTTACGAATTTGATTGGAGTTTGGAAGATTATGTCAAATTGGGAAAAGGGACATTGATAGGTCATTTATTGGAATGTGCAGCTCAGGTTTGTGGCGGATATTTCGCTGACCCTGGCGTAAAGGATGTTCCAGAGCTATGGAATGTTGGCTTTCCCTTCGTCGAGGTGAATGAATCTGGAGATGGTTTTGTGTCCAAAATACCAGGATCTGGAGGTGTGGTGAATACTGCTACATGTACAGAACAAATGCTTTATGAGATCCATGATCCAAAGAAATATTTTACCCCAGACTGTACCGCAGATTTTTCGAAAGTAGAATTTCAGGAGTTGGGAAAAGATAAAGTTGCTTTCATAGGAGGCACTGGAAATCAGGCCACAGAAACTTATAAAGTAAGTGTGGGTTACAGAAATGGTTTTTTGGGAGAAGGTGAAATTAGTTATGGAGGCGTAAACTGTTTGAAGCGTGCTGAGCTGGCAATCGAAATTCTTCAAAAGAGGTTGGTGAGTAAAGAACTTTCTGACTTAAGATTTGAAATGATTGGAGTTAATTCACTCAATACTATAACTCAATCTAGTGTAATAGCAGAGCCTTCTGAAATAAGGATACGTGTGGCAGGAAAGTCTATCAATGCTTCAGAAGCCAGAAAAATAGGATTAGAAGTGGAAGCGCTTTATACCAACGGACCTGCTGGCGGCGGTGGAGCAACTCAGAAATTGAGTGAGTTGATTTCTATTGCCTCCGTCCTTATGCCCAAAAAAGAAGTAAAAACCAAGATCATTTACCAAACCATTGATTGA
- a CDS encoding AtuA-related protein: MKLWEIAHSRTGDKGNISNISLIVYDKSNFDLVLQKVTADKVKDWFGERVKGDVIRYELPQLGALNFVLYDALEGGVTSASTLDKHGKSMSSYLLMMEL, encoded by the coding sequence ATGAAACTTTGGGAAATAGCGCATTCCAGAACTGGAGATAAAGGAAACATCAGCAATATTTCATTGATTGTTTACGATAAATCCAATTTTGATTTGGTCCTCCAAAAGGTGACAGCAGATAAAGTAAAAGACTGGTTTGGTGAACGGGTAAAAGGGGATGTGATCCGATATGAATTACCTCAATTAGGCGCCTTGAACTTTGTTCTTTACGATGCTTTAGAAGGAGGCGTTACCAGTGCATCAACTTTGGATAAACATGGAAAATCTATGAGTTCTTATTTGCTGATGATGGAGCTATGA
- a CDS encoding alpha/beta hydrolase, whose protein sequence is MTRSFNLFLFLFLFVGLLQAQQLEKEAPTGFDQAREGISHGKIETITYNSKTVGNDRKATVYTPPGFSKNEKYPVLYLLHGIGGDEKEWLEGGHPEIILDNLYADGKLEPMIVVMPNGRAMKDDSKGGNIMAPEKVQAFATFEKDLLDDLIPYVEENFPVLTDRENRAIAGLSMGGGQSLNFGLGNLDKFAWVGGFSSAPNTKEPQVLVPDPEKAKEMLKVLWISCGDADGLLRFSSRTHEYLAENNVPHIYYLETGGHDFKVWKNGLYMFSQLLFKPVDESKFDQYSPLDIS, encoded by the coding sequence ATGACTCGCTCATTTAACCTATTTCTATTTTTGTTCCTTTTTGTTGGATTGCTCCAAGCTCAGCAATTAGAAAAGGAGGCCCCAACTGGTTTTGATCAAGCTAGAGAGGGAATTTCTCATGGTAAAATTGAGACCATTACTTATAACTCTAAAACGGTGGGGAATGACAGAAAAGCCACAGTTTACACTCCTCCGGGCTTTTCTAAAAATGAAAAATACCCAGTGCTTTACCTGCTTCATGGCATAGGAGGAGATGAGAAAGAATGGCTGGAGGGAGGACATCCAGAGATCATTCTTGACAACCTTTATGCAGACGGAAAGCTGGAACCCATGATCGTGGTAATGCCGAATGGAAGAGCAATGAAAGATGATAGTAAAGGAGGAAATATTATGGCACCGGAGAAGGTTCAGGCCTTTGCGACATTTGAAAAGGATTTGCTAGATGACCTGATTCCTTATGTGGAAGAAAACTTCCCTGTGCTTACCGATCGAGAGAACCGTGCAATTGCCGGACTTTCCATGGGAGGAGGGCAGTCTCTTAATTTTGGCCTAGGCAATTTGGACAAGTTTGCTTGGGTAGGTGGATTTTCCTCTGCTCCCAATACCAAGGAACCACAAGTCTTGGTGCCAGATCCTGAGAAGGCGAAGGAAATGTTGAAAGTACTTTGGATCTCTTGTGGAGATGCCGATGGATTGCTCAGATTCTCTTCCCGTACCCATGAATATCTAGCAGAAAATAATGTGCCGCATATCTATTACCTAGAGACTGGTGGGCATGATTTCAAGGTTTGGAAAAATGGACTTTATATGTTTTCTCAGCTACTTTTCAAGCCAGTCGATGAATCTAAGTTTGATCAATATAGTCCGCTTGACATTTCTTAA
- a CDS encoding alpha/beta hydrolase yields MKKLLLIFIFICGFSALSFSQTTGEIKVDSVYSSYLENDFGEATTRKISVYLPPGYHESDARYPVIYFLHGFTGTHEMRGMKEILDYAIETKRIRPFILVIPNQLTSYGGSFYSNSEYFGGWEDFTAFDLVSHLDKNYKTIATKESRGITGHSMGGYGAIKLAMHHPDIFNTVYAISPGALTIVREYGPNSNTFKELSTITTLEELGKTYFGSVMMAFGRSWSPNPNNPPFYCDFPFEYQGEKLIVHEDVLQKWYANMPVHMIDDNLENLQKLKAIKMDWGRNAGDRFTIQCKMFSQRLENVGITHFAEEYIGTHTSGIYTKDGRIPQQVLPFFDEYLEF; encoded by the coding sequence ATGAAAAAATTACTTCTGATTTTCATTTTCATCTGTGGGTTTTCGGCCCTTAGTTTTTCGCAAACAACAGGTGAAATCAAGGTAGATTCTGTTTATAGTTCCTATTTGGAAAACGATTTTGGTGAAGCTACCACTAGAAAAATCAGTGTTTATCTCCCTCCAGGTTACCATGAAAGTGACGCTAGGTATCCGGTGATTTATTTCTTGCATGGATTTACCGGTACGCACGAAATGCGTGGGATGAAGGAAATTTTGGATTATGCAATTGAAACGAAAAGAATTCGGCCATTTATTTTAGTTATTCCTAATCAGTTGACTTCTTATGGTGGAAGCTTTTACAGCAATTCGGAATATTTTGGAGGCTGGGAAGATTTTACTGCATTTGATCTAGTGTCCCATTTGGACAAAAATTATAAGACTATTGCTACCAAAGAAAGCAGGGGGATTACCGGGCACAGTATGGGAGGATACGGTGCTATAAAGTTGGCGATGCATCATCCGGATATATTTAATACAGTGTATGCAATTAGTCCAGGGGCATTGACAATTGTAAGAGAGTACGGTCCCAATAGCAATACATTCAAAGAGCTTTCTACCATCACTACGCTAGAGGAACTTGGTAAAACTTATTTTGGAAGTGTGATGATGGCGTTTGGGCGATCATGGTCTCCAAATCCTAATAACCCTCCATTTTATTGTGATTTCCCATTTGAATACCAAGGTGAAAAGCTGATCGTACATGAAGATGTTTTGCAAAAATGGTATGCAAATATGCCGGTACATATGATAGATGATAATTTAGAAAACCTTCAAAAACTAAAAGCGATCAAAATGGATTGGGGTAGAAATGCCGGAGACAGATTTACGATACAATGTAAAATGTTTAGTCAGCGGCTGGAGAATGTAGGAATCACCCATTTTGCCGAAGAATACATAGGCACGCATACTAGCGGGATTTACACTAAGGATGGACGCATACCTCAACAGGTATTGCCGTTCTTTGATGAATATTTAGAATTTTAA
- a CDS encoding pectate lyase family protein: MKKIIIISILSMITFISAFSQQLAFPTAEGYGKYSKGGRGGAVYEVTNLNDSGEGSLRAAVDAKEPRTVVFRVSGTIDLESPLRIKNPYITIAGQTAPGDGICIKKNPILIGTDHVVIRYLRVRLGNESGDDTDAISSRYNKHLILDHISASWSVDETMSIYHNDSITVQWSIISESMYNSNHIKGSHGFGGIWGSNYSSYHHNLIAHHSSRNPRMASGSGYTDFRNNVVYNWGFNSTYGGENQQVNNPEFAFSTINMVANYYKPGPATEPGELQYRLANPNMRDSTSDFGKWYIADNVMEGNANVTSNNWDGGVQPQGGEENLKFVKLEKSWDAMPIHQQTAEVAFNLVLENAGAILPKRDEVDTRIVNETKGGFATYEGATYRQKQNLADPSKKSGIIDTQNDVGAWPELMSLPAPKDSDHDGMPDAWEKANNLNPQDPEDRNLLQEGYTMLEKYLNSIK; encoded by the coding sequence GAAAATATTCGAAAGGTGGCCGCGGAGGAGCAGTGTATGAAGTTACCAATCTGAATGATAGTGGAGAAGGGAGTTTGAGAGCTGCGGTCGACGCTAAAGAACCACGAACTGTAGTCTTTAGAGTTTCCGGAACGATAGACCTGGAAAGCCCTCTACGTATCAAAAACCCCTATATTACCATAGCCGGCCAAACGGCACCTGGAGATGGGATTTGCATTAAAAAGAACCCCATATTGATCGGTACTGATCATGTAGTCATCCGATATTTGAGAGTAAGGCTTGGAAATGAATCCGGTGATGATACCGATGCAATCTCCAGTAGATATAACAAGCATCTAATTTTAGACCATATTTCCGCCAGTTGGAGTGTCGATGAAACCATGTCAATCTATCATAATGACAGTATTACAGTCCAGTGGAGTATTATTTCCGAAAGCATGTACAATTCCAATCACATAAAAGGATCTCATGGTTTCGGAGGAATTTGGGGGTCAAATTATAGTAGCTATCATCATAACCTGATTGCACATCATAGTAGCCGAAATCCAAGAATGGCTTCAGGTTCTGGTTATACAGACTTTCGAAATAATGTAGTCTACAACTGGGGATTTAATAGTACATACGGAGGAGAAAACCAGCAAGTTAATAATCCAGAATTTGCATTTTCAACTATTAACATGGTTGCTAATTACTACAAACCAGGACCTGCAACAGAACCTGGTGAACTTCAATATAGATTAGCCAACCCAAATATGCGCGATTCAACAAGTGACTTTGGCAAATGGTATATAGCTGATAATGTGATGGAAGGAAATGCAAATGTCACTTCCAATAATTGGGACGGTGGAGTTCAGCCTCAAGGAGGGGAAGAAAACCTGAAATTCGTCAAGCTTGAAAAATCATGGGATGCTATGCCTATTCATCAACAAACCGCAGAAGTAGCCTTTAACCTAGTTCTTGAGAATGCTGGTGCAATATTACCTAAAAGAGATGAAGTGGATACTCGGATAGTCAATGAGACGAAAGGCGGATTTGCTACTTACGAAGGTGCTACCTATAGGCAAAAACAAAATTTAGCCGACCCTTCTAAAAAGTCAGGAATTATAGATACTCAAAACGATGTTGGCGCTTGGCCTGAACTGATGAGTTTGCCAGCACCAAAAGACTCCGACCACGATGGAATGCCCGATGCATGGGAAAAAGCAAATAATCTAAATCCCCAGGATCCGGAGGACCGAAATCTGCTTCAAGAAGGATATACTATGCTGGAAAAGTATTTGAATTCAATCAAATAG